A region from the Campylobacter magnus genome encodes:
- a CDS encoding beta-ketoacyl-ACP synthase II encodes MNRVVVTGIGMINALGNDAKSSFKAICEGKTGVKKITLFDPSEFPVQIAAEISDFNPESVVDPKDVKKLDRFIVLGHVAADEAMKDCGLSEFEPDEFGISSAAGIGGLPNIEKNSNICLERGPRRISPFFVPSALVNMLGGVISIKHNLKGPNVASVTACAAGTHAIIEAAKTIMVGEARAMLVVGAESTICPVGIGGFAAMKALSTRNDDPEHASRPFDGGRDGFVMGEGAGALVLEDYESAKARGAKIYAELIGFGESGDAHHITSPSLDGPVRAIKRALKMAGDVKIDYINAHGTSTPANDKNETAALKEIFGSNVPLVSSTKGQTGHCLGAAGAIEAVISIMAMNEGIVPPTINQLEKDEDCDLDYVANTARKAELNVVMSENFGFGGTNGAVIFKRV; translated from the coding sequence ATGAACAGAGTAGTAGTAACTGGCATCGGTATGATAAATGCCCTTGGCAATGATGCAAAAAGCTCGTTTAAAGCCATTTGCGAGGGAAAAACTGGTGTGAAAAAAATCACACTATTTGATCCCAGCGAGTTTCCTGTGCAAATCGCAGCTGAAATAAGCGATTTTAATCCTGAGAGCGTTGTAGATCCAAAAGATGTAAAAAAGCTTGATAGATTTATCGTGCTAGGACATGTGGCAGCTGATGAGGCTATGAAAGACTGCGGACTTAGTGAGTTTGAGCCAGATGAGTTTGGTATAAGCTCAGCTGCTGGTATAGGCGGCTTGCCAAATATAGAAAAAAACTCAAATATCTGCTTAGAGCGTGGCCCTCGTAGGATTTCTCCATTTTTTGTGCCATCAGCACTTGTAAATATGCTAGGTGGCGTAATTAGCATAAAACATAATCTAAAAGGTCCAAATGTCGCTAGTGTAACAGCCTGCGCTGCTGGAACTCACGCTATTATAGAGGCTGCAAAGACTATTATGGTAGGTGAAGCAAGAGCTATGCTAGTAGTTGGAGCTGAGAGCACTATTTGTCCTGTGGGCATAGGCGGCTTTGCTGCTATGAAGGCACTCTCTACTCGTAATGACGACCCAGAGCATGCTAGCCGTCCTTTTGATGGCGGTAGAGATGGCTTTGTTATGGGAGAGGGAGCTGGTGCTCTAGTGCTTGAAGACTATGAAAGCGCAAAGGCAAGAGGCGCAAAGATTTATGCTGAGCTAATAGGCTTTGGCGAGAGCGGCGATGCTCATCACATCACTAGCCCTAGTCTTGATGGACCAGTAAGGGCGATAAAAAGAGCTCTTAAAATGGCAGGCGATGTAAAGATTGATTATATCAATGCTCACGGCACATCAACACCAGCAAATGACAAAAACGAAACCGCAGCTCTAAAAGAGATTTTTGGCTCAAATGTTCCGCTAGTTAGTTCCACAAAAGGACAGACTGGACACTGTCTAGGCGCAGCTGGAGCAATAGAAGCTGTGATTTCTATCATGGCTATGAATGAGGGCATTGTCCCACCTACCATAAACCAGCTTGAAAAAGACGAAGACTGCGATTTGGATTATGTAGCAAATACTGCTAGAAAAGCAGAGCTAAATGTCGTAATGAGCGAGAACTTTGGCTTTGGTGGCACAAACGGCGCAGTAATATTTAAAAGAGTTTAG
- a CDS encoding acetyl-CoA carboxylase carboxyltransferase subunit alpha produces MANYLDFEKNIKQLDEDIMNARIRGDDEAVAILNRNLEKEIAKTYKGLDEYQRLALARHPDRPYMLDYVRALFSDAKEIHGDRAFKDDTSIVCFLGYIGGKKVVIIGEQKGRGTKYKIMRNFGMPHPEGYRKALRVARLAEKFEIPIVFFIDTPGAYPGIGAEERGQSEAIARNLAELATLRTRTISIVIGEGGSGGALAIGVADRFAMLKNSVFSVISPEGCAAILWNDPAKVQAATKAMQITADELKAQGLIDAVIDEPINGAHRDKQGAAQFVGDYIVSELNELEKHSIDEVISQRMERILNKGSFTS; encoded by the coding sequence TTGGCAAATTATTTAGATTTTGAAAAAAACATAAAACAGCTTGATGAAGACATCATGAACGCTAGGATAAGAGGCGATGATGAGGCTGTGGCGATTTTAAATAGAAATCTTGAAAAAGAAATAGCAAAGACTTACAAAGGGCTAGATGAGTATCAACGCCTAGCCCTAGCTCGCCACCCTGATCGTCCTTATATGCTAGATTATGTTCGTGCGCTTTTTAGCGATGCAAAAGAAATTCACGGAGACAGAGCCTTTAAAGACGATACTTCTATCGTGTGTTTTCTAGGCTATATCGGTGGTAAAAAAGTAGTTATCATCGGCGAGCAAAAAGGCCGTGGCACAAAGTATAAAATCATGAGAAACTTCGGTATGCCGCATCCTGAGGGTTACCGCAAGGCTCTAAGGGTTGCAAGGCTGGCTGAGAAATTTGAGATTCCTATTGTATTTTTTATAGATACTCCAGGTGCTTATCCAGGGATTGGCGCAGAAGAGCGTGGGCAAAGCGAGGCAATAGCTAGAAATCTAGCAGAGCTTGCTACACTTCGCACTCGCACAATCTCAATTGTAATTGGCGAAGGCGGCAGTGGCGGCGCGCTTGCTATTGGCGTGGCTGATCGCTTTGCTATGCTAAAAAACTCAGTTTTTTCAGTAATTTCGCCTGAGGGCTGCGCGGCTATATTGTGGAACGACCCAGCAAAGGTTCAAGCAGCCACAAAGGCTATGCAAATCACTGCTGATGAGCTAAAAGCCCAAGGACTAATAGATGCTGTAATAGACGAGCCTATAAACGGAGCTCACCGTGACAAGCAAGGCGCAGCGCAGTTTGTAGGCGACTATATCGTTAGCGAGCTAAACGAGCTTGAAAAACACAGCATTGACGAGGTCATCTCGCAGCGCATGGAGCGCATACTAAACAAAGGTAGCTTTACTAGCTAA
- the acpP gene encoding acyl carrier protein has product MAIFDEVRDVVVEQLSVAPDAVKLESKIIEDLGADSLDVVELVMALEEKFEVEIPDSEAEKLKTIQDVVTFVEGLKK; this is encoded by the coding sequence ATGGCAATTTTTGACGAAGTAAGAGATGTAGTAGTAGAGCAACTAAGCGTGGCTCCAGATGCTGTAAAATTAGAGTCTAAAATCATCGAGGATCTAGGTGCTGATTCACTTGATGTAGTAGAGCTTGTGATGGCTCTTGAAGAGAAATTCGAAGTAGAAATTCCAGATAGCGAAGCTGAGAAGCTAAAAACTATCCAAGATGTAGTTACTTTCGTAGAAGGTCTAAAGAAATAA
- a CDS encoding MiaB/RimO family radical SAM methylthiotransferase — translation MAKLYLISLGCNKNLVDSEVMLGRLKNYEITDDVSSADVLIVNTCGFIESAKEESIRAILELSSERKKGSLLVVTGCLMQRYADELMRELEGEVDLFAGLGDFAKIDELIAKRENADFKNAVFLQEQESRVITGSNYHAYIKISEGCNQKCAFCAIPTFKGKLQSRSLSAISAEIKELVGRGYKDFSFIAQDSSSYMKDSGERDGLLALIDAVEGIAGVRSARILYLYPSSTSLELVRKIIASPVFVNYFDMPIQHISESLLNTMRRGTPKEHILKLLETMRAAPDSFLRTGVIVGHPGESEADFNELCEFLESFSFDRISAFAYSREENTLAYDMEQVSKKIINSRLKKIEKITTKALNTSLAAMRGKEILVYLNGKSDESELFYSAKPLAWDRDIDGEVLINESEIEKLENGKLYCAKITELAGLNPIATITKEA, via the coding sequence ATGGCAAAACTATATCTAATCTCGCTTGGCTGTAATAAAAATCTAGTAGATAGCGAGGTCATGCTAGGACGGCTAAAAAACTATGAAATCACTGATGATGTAAGCAGTGCTGATGTGCTGATTGTAAATACCTGCGGCTTTATAGAAAGTGCTAAAGAAGAAAGCATTAGAGCGATTTTAGAGCTTAGTAGCGAGCGTAAAAAGGGCTCGCTTTTGGTAGTTACTGGCTGTCTTATGCAGCGCTATGCTGATGAGCTAATGCGTGAGCTTGAAGGTGAGGTTGATCTTTTTGCTGGGCTTGGGGACTTTGCTAAGATTGATGAGCTTATCGCAAAGCGTGAGAATGCGGACTTTAAAAACGCTGTGTTTTTACAAGAGCAAGAAAGCAGAGTAATAACTGGCTCAAACTACCACGCATACATAAAAATAAGCGAGGGTTGCAATCAAAAATGCGCCTTTTGTGCTATACCTACTTTTAAAGGTAAGCTTCAAAGTCGCTCGCTAAGTGCAATAAGCGCTGAAATAAAAGAGCTAGTGGGGCGTGGATATAAAGATTTTAGCTTTATAGCGCAAGATTCTAGCTCTTATATGAAAGACAGCGGTGAGCGTGATGGGCTTTTGGCTTTGATTGATGCGGTAGAGGGCATCGCTGGTGTGCGCTCGGCTCGCATTTTGTATCTTTATCCAAGTTCTACTTCGCTAGAACTAGTCCGTAAAATCATCGCTAGCCCTGTTTTTGTGAATTATTTTGATATGCCTATTCAGCACATAAGCGAAAGCCTTTTAAACACTATGCGCCGTGGCACGCCAAAAGAGCATATTTTAAAGCTTTTAGAGACGATGAGAGCAGCGCCTGATAGCTTTTTGCGAACTGGGGTTATCGTGGGGCATCCTGGCGAGAGCGAGGCTGATTTTAATGAGCTTTGCGAGTTTTTAGAGAGTTTTTCTTTTGATAGAATTTCTGCTTTTGCGTATTCGCGCGAAGAAAACACCCTTGCTTATGACATGGAGCAAGTGAGCAAAAAAATAATAAACTCACGCCTAAAAAAGATAGAAAAAATCACTACAAAGGCGCTAAATACGAGCCTAGCAGCGATGAGGGGCAAAGAGATTTTAGTGTATTTAAACGGCAAAAGTGATGAGAGCGAGCTGTTTTACAGCGCAAAACCGCTAGCGTGGGATAGGGACATAGACGGCGAGGTGCTAATAAACGAAAGCGAGATAGAAAAGCTAGAAAATGGCAAACTCTACTGCGCTAAAATCACAGAACTAGCTGGGCTAAATCCCATCGCTACTATCACAAAAGAAGCCTAG
- the fabG gene encoding 3-oxoacyl-ACP reductase FabG encodes MKFSGKNVLITGASRGIGASIAENLAGMGLKVWINYRSDPAPADELKAKIESIGAVAALIKFDASDESGWAEAIKLITESDGELSYLVNNAGITNDKLALRMSESDFTSVIDANLKSAFLGCREALKVMSKKRFGAVVNIASIVGEMGNAGQVNYSASKGGMIAMSKSFAKEGASRSVRYNCVTPGFIETAMTEKLSDEVKDYYAKNIPLGRMGKASEIADAVAFLLSDHASYITGETLKVNGGLLM; translated from the coding sequence ATGAAATTTAGTGGAAAAAATGTCCTAATAACCGGCGCAAGTCGTGGAATAGGCGCAAGTATTGCTGAGAATTTAGCTGGCATGGGTTTAAAAGTATGGATAAACTACCGCAGCGACCCAGCACCTGCTGATGAGCTAAAAGCAAAGATTGAAAGCATTGGAGCAGTAGCAGCTCTAATTAAGTTTGATGCAAGTGACGAGAGCGGCTGGGCCGAGGCGATAAAGCTAATAACTGAAAGCGATGGCGAGCTAAGCTATCTTGTAAATAACGCTGGAATTACAAATGATAAACTTGCACTTCGCATGAGCGAGAGTGATTTTACAAGCGTGATTGACGCAAATTTAAAAAGTGCGTTTTTAGGCTGCAGAGAGGCTCTAAAAGTAATGAGTAAAAAACGCTTTGGTGCGGTGGTAAATATCGCCTCAATCGTGGGCGAAATGGGCAATGCTGGGCAAGTAAACTACTCAGCTAGCAAAGGTGGCATGATAGCTATGAGCAAAAGCTTTGCCAAAGAAGGCGCAAGCCGCAGTGTGCGCTATAACTGCGTAACTCCTGGCTTTATTGAAACAGCAATGACTGAGAAATTAAGCGATGAAGTAAAGGACTACTACGCAAAAAATATCCCGCTAGGCCGCATGGGCAAGGCTAGCGAAATTGCTGATGCGGTGGCGTTTTTGCTAAGCGATCATGCTAGCTATATCACAGGCGAGACGCTAAAAGTAAATGGCGGACTTTTGATGTAA